A segment of the Nostoc sp. TCL26-01 genome:
AATAGTCAAAAGCCAACAGTCAAATGTCAAAAAAATGACTAATGACTATTGACTAATGACTATTGACTATTTCCAATCTTTCCCAATTCTAATAGTTAGGTCAGATTCTAGCTCCCCTGTAGATTTAGATTCAACTATGCCTAGCCCTAATAATTTTTGTAGGTTAACGCCTGCTTGGCGATCGCCTTTTTGGATAATAATTTGGGTTTGACGTTGAGTATCAGGCCAATCTGGGGCGGTGTAAATATTTGTAAAGCCTTTCTTTTTCAAGTAAGCAATAACTTTTTCCGTTAGCTGGGGTTGATTGGAAGCATTTTGAATAGCAATTTTGAGTTGAGAAACTGGTCGAGAATCTTGTTTTAGACCAGGTACATCTACCCCAACATAGTTGTTTAATAGATTTTGTTGTCCGGTCATATTCAGCCAATAGCTATTTGGGTCTTTACTAAACTTGCTGAATGTTCCCGGTAACATGGTCATTTGGAAATTATCCCGTTCTACATTGACGGAAAAATTCACCAAAGCCATCATTTCTTCTGTCTTCAAATTTGTATCAAAATATTTCCGCATCAAGCGGGTTAATTGAGGCAATCTGGGTAAGACTGTCGGACTATTAAGCCGTTGCAGCAAGGCGGAGACTAAAGCTTGTTGTCGTTGTACTCTTGGTAGATCCCCTAACCCTTCTTCCCGGAACCGGGCAAATAGTTCTGCCTGTTCACCGTTGAGGTTTTGCCAGCCATTAACTAGACTGACTGTTGACCGATGACTGAGGTCTTGATATGCCATTGCTTGCGGGACAAAAACCTCCACTCCACCCAACTGATCAACTAATTGCTTTAAGCCACTAGTGGAAATACGGATGTAGCGGTCAATGCGAGCATTGTTTAAGGTACGGCTGACTACCCTAGCTGCCAATACTGGCCCGCCTTGGGTGTTGGCTTCAGATACCTTGGTTAATCCCTTTTCGGGGATGGCAATCATAGTGTCTCTGGGAATTGACAGCACCCGGATGGTTTTATTTTCAGGGTTGAGTCTTACCAGCAGCATAGTGTCGCTAGTGCCAGAAAAACTTTCTGGTGAACCATCAACAGCGCCTTTGACTGGCTCAATGCCCATGATGAGAATATTCATCGGCTTGGATAGCTGATACTGGGAAATCTTGCTCCACAGTTCTCCAGGTAAGGGCATTTTCTGCTCACCTTGCCCAGCCATCCCTAATTCTTCGTCGGTGCGGTCTAAATTACTCCATAGAGGAGTCCACAGCGCCAAGGTGGAGACTAATAGCCCCGATAGGACGATGCCTAAAACCACTGTCAAAATCCACAGTAGCCAGCGAGGCATAGATAAACCCAAACGTTCGTAAAGCTCGTTGGGAATTATGCTGACAGACTCCACCACATTGCGAGAAGCGTTGGCTGTCTCCTGAGTTTGTGTCTCTAGTTCTGCGGACTGATTATCTACCCGTTGAATTTGGGAAGCCCCTACTTCTAAATTTAGATCCGGTATCTGTTGCGGTGCGACCTGATTTTCTGACCATTGAAACTGTTTTATCACAATTATCTCCCCACTCGAACCACTCCCTAAAAGTTATGTTAATGCAAGCTACCAATCTTGCCAGTGTAAGACCGCACTGTACACTTGAAATGTTCTACCGTAGGTGTGATGACAACATGAGTAGTTCATTGTTCCCAGTTATCCTGGCAGGTGGTAAAGGTGAACGTTTTTGGCCTCTCAGCCGCCAAGATCGACCCAAACAATTTTTAAGTCTTGATGGTAGCTCTAGAAGTTTATTGCAATCAACCGCCGAGCGACTAATTACATTCGCTGGAGGTTGGAATGACCTATGGGTAATCACCTCTAATCAGTTAGGTCAAGGAGTGCAACAACAATTACCCGATTTACCATCGCCAAATTTGTTGATTGAACCGCAGGGGAGAGACACCGCCGCCGCCGTTGCTTGGACAAGTCTGGAAATTCAAAAGCGTTATGGAGATGACGCGATTATCGGCTTTTTTCCCTCTGACCACTGGATAGCTGATTTAGAGGCGTTTGAACGCACTTTAGACGCGGCTAGCCAATTAGCGGCAAATACAGCTGCAATTGTCACTTTGGGGATCAAACCTAGCTTTCCATCAACCGGTTACGGCTACATTGAGCAAGGCGAAAAATTTGGTAGCTTTAATGAGTTGCCAGCTTATCACGTCAACCGCTTTACTGAAAAGCCCAACCGCGAAATAGCGGAAACTTTTCTATCTACAGGACGATTTAGCTGGAATAGCGGTATGTTTGTCTTCCGGGCAGGAGTTGTTCTAGAAGAACTATATGCCCATGCACCAGAAATCATCGAACCATTAGTTAAACATGGGGTTGACATTTATCCCCAGTTACCTAAAAAAAGTATAGACTACGCCCTCATGGAAAGGACTAATCTAGCATATGTTTTACCAGCAGAATTTGGGTGGGATGATTTAGGCGATTGGAATGCGATCGAGCGTTTATTAAAAAAACCAGATGCTGCCAATGTGGAATTAGCAACCCACGTAGGTTTAGATACACAAGGGGCAATTGTTTATGCTACTAATCCAGAGGATGTAATTGTTACTATTGGTTTAGAGGATGTGGTAATTGTGCGCGATCGCAATGTCACCCTGATCGTTAATAAAGAACGTACCCAAGAAATCAAGCAAGTCCTCAAAACCCTGCAAAGCGATCCCCGATTTAATCACCTACTATAACTGTTAACTTTAATAGTTAAAACCCTTGGCAGAGGCTAAAAAGCGGCTTTTTCTATTATAACTCTAGCAGAAAGGCAAGAGGACAAGGGGACAAGGGGACAAGGAGAAAAGGAGACAAATTTTTATTCTTTCCCCCCATCCCCCCCATCCCCCCCTCTCCCCCATCCCCCCTCTCCCCACCTCCAACAATGTTCCTCACCCAAACTGTCCCCCGTCAAAGAGAAATTATTGAAGTTTTCCTCCGCAATGGTTGGGATTATATGCGGCGGCTACTCACAGGTGGTAAAGCTGATGAACCCCAGTTACCTACACCGGCGGTCTTAAAAAATATCCTGATAGATTTAGGGCCTGTTTATGTGAAACTCGGTCAGTTGATGTCTACCCGTCCTGATTTACTCAGCGCAGCTTATATTGAGGAACTTTCTACACTCCAAGATGAAGTTCCGCCTGTACCGTGGGCAGAAATTGAAATTGTCATTCGTAAACAGCTAAAACGCCCTCTGGAAGAAACTTTTAGCCGAGTCAATCCTGTACCTGTAGCGGCGGGATCAATTGCTCAAATTCATCGTGCCACATTAATGGATGGTCGGGAAGTGGCGATGAAGGTGCAAAGACCGGGGATCGATACAACAATCGCTCAAGATATTGCTTTAATTCAAGGGATTGCCGATTTGGTGGCGCGTACCGATTTTGGGCAAAATTATGAAATCAAATCTATTGCAGAAGAATTCACTAAAGCTTTAGAAGCTGAATTAGACTTTACACGAGAAGCGACATTTACCGACCAACTGCGGCGGAATTTGTCACGTAGTCGCTGGTTTGATCCCACTCAACTGGTAGTGGCAGAGATTTACTGGCAATTGACGACTCAAAAGTTACTGGTGATGGAATGGTTAGATGGAATGCCTATACTGTCAGCAAGTTTGATTAGTAACAATGGTAAAGATCCGGTAGCCGAACGTAAAGCCGTGACGACGTTGTTATTTCGGGCTTTTTTCCAGCAGTTATATGTTGATGGCTTTTTTCATGCTGATCCCCATCCGGGCAATATCTTTTATCTCAACGATGGTCGTGTTGCCCTATTAGATTGTGGCATGGTGGGGAGACTTGATCCCCGGACTCAACAGATATTAACAGAAATGCTGTTGGCGATCGTAGATTTGGATGCGGGGAGATGCGCCCAATTAACTTTGCAACTAGCAGATTCTGCTCAACCAGTGATTTTATCTCGTTTAGAGAATGACTATGACCGGATGCTCCGGAAGTATCATAATGTCAGCTTGACAGAGATGAATTTTAGTCAAGTATTTTATGAAATCTTACAAGTTGCCCGGAATAATAAAATTCGCCTCCCCAGCAATATGGGCTTGTACGCGAAAACTATAGCGAACTTGGAAGGGGTAGCCCAGACATTTAACCCAGAGGTAAATTTATTTGACGAAATTCAACCATTAATTACAGATTTGTTTCGACGGCAACTGTTGGGGGATAATCCAGTGCGATCGCTCCTCAGAACAGCCCTAGATATTAAGAGTCTGTCTTTACAATCTCCCCGGCAAATCGAACTGCTATTAGATAGGGTGACATCAGAAACCCTACGCTGGAATCTCTCACTACATGGTTTAGATGGTGTGCGGCGGACAATGGACGATGCTGCTAACCGCTTGTCTTTTAGTATTTTAGTGGGTTCACTGATTATGGGGGCAGCAATTATTTCTACCAAAGCTCAGACAAGTCAGTTGTCTTTTTTGAGTAGTTTTCTCTTTGCTGCCGCAAGCTTGTTGGGATTGTGGTTGATTATTAGTATATTGCGATCGGGTCGTTTGCGATAAACCAGATGTCTTCATACTATACTCTTTGTGACTCTGTGCCTCTGTGGTAAGAACTACCTTTAAACCACAAAGTCATAAAGAGACAAAGTTTATTGGTGGTTTTAATTTCAAAAATATATGTCAATTATTATTGCCGAGAATCTGAGTAAATCTTATCCGGTAGCAATAAAAGAACCGGGAATTCGTGGGACAATTAACCACTTTTTCCGCCGTACCTACCGTTCAATTGATGCTGTAAAAGATGTTTCTTTTGCAATTGCACCTGGGGAAGTGGTGGGGTTTTTAGGGCCGAATGGTGCTGGTAAAACTACTACTTTGAAAATGCTTACAGGATTGATTCATCCTTCTGCTGGGACGGTGAAGGTAGCTGGACACGTGCCGTTTTTGCGTCAAGAGGCTTTTTTGCAAAAAATTACCTTGGTAATGGGGCAAAAGCAACAGTTGCTATGGGACTTACCAGCTTTGGATTCTTTGAAAATTAACGCGGCTGTTTACGATATTTCTGATAAAGAATTTCACCGTCGGGTTGGGGAATTAACAGAAATGCTGGCCTTGGAAGGTAAGCTAAACCAACCAGTGCGGAAGTTATCTTTGGGTGAACGGATGAAGGCTGAACTTTTAGCAGCACTTTTACACCGTCCTCATGTATTGTTTTTAGATGAGCCGACTTTGGGGTTAGATGTGAATGCTCAAGTGGCAGTGCGTGACTTTTTGCGTGAGTATAACCAGCGTTATCAAGCCACTGTTTTATTGACTAGTCATTACATGGCTGACATCACCGCTTTATGTGAACGGGTGCTGTTAATTCACCAAGGAAAGCTAATGTATGACGGTAGTTTAGATGGACTTTTAGAAAGTTTTGCACCTTATCGGGAAGTACATTTAGAATTAGCTGAACCTTTACCGTTAGAGAAACTGCAATCCTATGGGGATGTGCAACTTTTAGAAGGACGATCTGTTTGTTTTATGGTGCAGCAGGAGGCTTTGACAAGGACTGTGACGAAGATGTTAACGGAATTGGAGGTGATAGATTTAACGGTGACTGAGCCGCCGGTGGAGGAGGTGATTGGTAGGGTTTTTCAGGCTGGTGTTGTGTAATTGGTGGTGTTTTTTTAACGCAGCGAAAAGTTCTGTAGGAGGGTTTCCCTCCGTAGGAACGCCACTTGCTATAAGCCGGGAAACCCGTCCAAAGCAGTGGCTCAACTTTTCAAGACAGAGGGACGCGGAGGTTAGCGCGGAGGTACGCGGAGTCGCTACTAAATTAGTGGAGTTATTTACTTGTTGATGGGAGAAGAAGGGGTGAATGAAGAAGATTATTAGAAAGGCTTTGACTTTGCTTTCGGTTTACTATGCTTATATGGTTGAGTATCGGGCTGAGTTGATTTTGTGGGTTTTGTCTGGTTCTTTGCCAATTATTTTGATGGGGGTGTGGATTAAGGCGGCGCAGGGTGGGAGGTTTGGTTTATCGTCTGTGGATTTTGCTCGTTACTTTTTGACAGTTTTTATTGTTAGGCAAATCTCTGTAGTTTGGGTAATTTGGGAGTTTGAAAAGGAGGTAGTCGAAGGTAAATTATCGCCGCGATTGTTGCAACCTTTAGATCCAGTGTGGCATCATGTTGCATCTCATCTTTCGGAAAGGGTGGCGCGTACACCTTTTGCTGTGTTGATTGTCGGGCTATTTTTTATTTTGTATCCTGAAGCTTTTTGGATACCAAGTGTAGGGCAATTATTTTTATTTACTTTGGCTGCGGCGTTAGCTTTTGTTTTGCGGTTTGTGATTCAGTACACTTTCGCTATGTTTGCCTTTTGGACAGAGAGGGCTAACGCTTTAGAAAACTTCTGGTTTTTATTTTATTTATTTTTATCTGGTTTGATTGCCCCTTTAGATGTATTTCCTCCCCAGGTAAAAGCGATCGTTTTATTTACACCTTTTCCATATTTAATTGATTTTCCGTCAAGTTTGTTAGTGGGTTTACCTGTAGATATTACACGCGGTTTCTTATCACTATTGGCTTGGATATTAATTTTTTTAGGTGTCAATCGTTTGCTATGGCGTGCGGGTTTAAAAAGGTATTCAGGAATGGGAGCGTAATAACAATTCAAAATTCAATTACCAATTCCCAATTCCCAATTACCCATTCCCAATTACCCATTCCCAATTACCATCAAGTTAATTATCAGTTGATGTATTCTCGGAAGACTTTTCAGTTTTCTGGGATGGTGTTTGAGATTGACTATCACTAGATGAATTCTGCTTCACTTCTACTGTAGGAACTATCACAGAAGAATCTGAATTTTTAGACTCTGTGGGGGGTACTGCTGGGATCACTACAGGTTGGGAATGCTTTTCTACTGGGGGTGAGTTTTGAATAGAAGTGGGTGGTGAGATGGTTTCTGAAGATGGTTGAGGGGTAATCTTACGAGAGGAACGGATTTCTCTAAGCTTTTCTACCAGGGATGGTGAAGGAGAATTTTTGAGTGTAGGTTGCTCAGGATTTGAGCGCTGTGAGTCTCCTGGGCTGGTTTGGGGAGATAAATCTGTGGAAGTAGTGGTGGTTTTAGCTGACTCGGTTTGTGACTCAAGGGAATTACGCCTGCGTCTCCTAGAGTTAGAAACAGGGGTGTCGCTGGGGGAGAATGTTTGAGAATTTTGTCTGGTGTTATTCCCTGATTCCTGGTTTAGAGAATCAATGGTGGTTTTTCCCCCTAAAGGTTCGATGGGACGCTTTTCAAACAGGGGTTTTGAAGATGATTTGGGTTGGAGTTGAGAAAACAAGCTGGTGGCGCTAAATCCTGCTGTGGCTGCAACTAAGGCTATACCAATACCTAATAAAACTCTGGTAGCGCTATGCTTTTGCGCCATTAAATTCAGGGTTTTGAATGGTGATGGTTTTTTCACACCAGTGGAGACTTTTGCACCTGAAGATTTTTCTTGCAGGTGTACAGATAAATCAATGGTGGGAACTGCATGAGTAGTTAAAGCTTGCGGGGGAAGGTTGAAACTACTACCCGGTAGGAGTTGTAGCCATTCAGCGACTGTTTGGGGACGGAAGCGGGATTCTACCGCCATTCCGCGCATGATGGCTTGATTGACGGCGGCGCTGAGGTGGGGTTGCAGTTCGCGGGGGGCTGGCATTTGTTCGCGATCGCGCAATAATGATGGTAAAGGCACTTGTCCTGTCAATAGAGCATACAATGTTGCGGCTAAACCATACACATCTGTGGCGGGTGTACGTGGTGCTTGAGTTAGATATTGTTCAATGGGAGAGTAGCCTTCCGAGACTAAACCTGTGTGAGTTTGTCTGACACCACTATTGAATTCGCGGGCAATGCCAAAATCAATCAGTATGACTTCCTGAGTGCCTTGACGCAGGATAATATTGTCTGGTTTCACATCTCGGTGTAGCAAACCATTGTTGTGGACTACTTGTAAAGCTGCGCCAATTTGGCGGATGTAATGAATTGCTGTTTCTTCTGGTAAGGGTATCCCTGGTAAGACATAAGCATCTCCTAAAGTGTCTCCAGGAATGTATTCCATCACCATGTAAGGTAGTCCATCTTCGACAAAAAAGTCGCTGACTCTGACAATATGAGGATGAACACAAGTAGCTAATCTTCTCGCTTCATCTTGGAATTGTTGCTCGAACTTAGCAAAATCAGTATGTTGTCGCAGTCGTTCGTTAATAGTTTTCATCACTACTTCTTGTTCTAAGTAATGATGCGTAGCTTTAAACGTGATGCCAAAACCACCGCGTCCTATTTCTTGGGTGATGGTATATTTTCCACCCTGTAAGGTTTTACCTGCTAACATAAAGAGTTTTGAGTCCTGTTTTTTGGATGAGCAGATTGCTACTTGTTGTTGATGGTTGGGAGCTGGTAAGTAAAAAAGGTTTTTATCGAGTGTTCTTATCTATTGTATTTGTCTGGGCAAAGCTGATATGCCCGACTTGAGGAATGATTTACTTTTTGGCTCTCCCGTTTCGTCTCTAGCCTCCGATTTTTGATATTAACCAGTTTTTCTTTCTCATAATACAGTAGGACAAGGTAATGCCCATCCGTGTTCAGCAATTTAAAGTTGAAAATTCAACAAACCTTGGATAGTAAGTATTTTCGGCTATCTATCATCATCCCCAATTACTCATGATCAACAATATTCTTGACTGCTCAAACAAGTCGGGGATCTAAATTCTTCGATTCTGACAAAGGAGGGAGAACTCTCAGAGTTGGAAGCAAGTTATCTTAACGCAATCTTTATACTTTCTCAATACAAGCTTTAAATTTTTAAAAGAAAATCTGCCAGAGAATCAACAAGTTAAGTAAATCGATCAACAATGCCACAATCACTTTTAATTGTCTATTTTGACTAAGCTGCTGACGAGCAACTAACAATTGCAGTAGTAGCCATAAAGAATAAAGTTGAATTGGCAGAAAAATAACAATTAAACTAATGACGGCGGCTCGAAATGCTCTGTCGGCGGTTTTATCTGCCCAGGAAGGTGTTTCTAGATCATCAGCTTCATCATCTGGTAATGATTCATCTACTGATGTTTGGACCTCGAAATTATCAGCAGTTAAAAGTGTTTTCGCTAAATCAATGTCTTGAGGATTAACTTGTAATTTAATCCAGCCTACGGCAACTGTGAGATGCCATGCTAAGTTGACCAAGGATTCATTAGCTAAGTAACATTGAATGCCTTGTGATTCTAATAATTGCTTGGCTAAATTAGCATCAATGTAATTACTAAAAGTAGCCACTGTCACCCAATTATTAACTATTTTGTTCACTGATTTAAAGAATGTAGTTTAATTTTGCTGGCTGCTTTTGTGGCTTTGGCTCTTGCTTGTTCTACAGTATCGGCTTTTGCTAAGGCGACTCCCATGCGACGATAGGGATGGGCGGTTGGTTTACCAAATAATCTGATATCTACGTCTTTCTCTGCTAATGCTTCTGCTACGCCTGTAAAGACAATTGCATCCAATTTTTCGGTGGCTAAAATCACGGCGCTGGCTGAATTTCCGAGTAGTTCGATATGAGGAATGGGTAAGCCTAAAATTGCTCTGAGGTGTAGTTCAAATTCGTTTAAATTTTGAGAAATTAATGTCACCATGCCTGTATCATGAGGACGAGGAGAAAGTTCAGAAAATATAACTTCGTCTTTGGTGATGAAGAATTCTACACCAAAAATTCCGGCTCCTCCTAGAGCATCAGTGACTTTTTTGGCAATGGTTTGTGCTTGTAATATTTGCTGTTGAGAAATAGCTGCGGGTTGCCAAGACTCTTGATAATCGCCTCTTTCTTGTCTGTGTCCAATGGGAAGACAGAAAATTGTTGGGGCATTCCATTGTTTAATGGTGAGGAGCGTAATCTCGATTTCAAAGTTGATAAATTCTTCAACTATGACTTTTTGACTGTCACCACGAGAATTAGCGATCGCATAATTCCATGCTGTCTCTACTTCTTCTTTTCCTAATACTACAGATTGCCCTTTTCCTGAAGAAGACATGACAGGTTTCACGACATTGGGAAAGCCGATCGCTTGAGAAATATCTACCAATTCTGCTAAGGTAACAGCATACCCATATTTCGCTGTTCTAATGCCTAATTCTTGATGCGCTAATTCTCGAATGCGATCGCGATTCATGGTGTAGTTTGTCGCTGCCGCCGTGGGAATAACTGTGATACCTCTTTGTGCGAATTCCTGTAATTTTTCCGTCCTAATTGCTTCAATTTCTGGTATTATCAAATCAGGTTTATGCTTAGTAACTACCGCTTCTAAATCGTCAGCACTCAGCATAGAAATTACTTCCGCACAATCAGCCACCTGCATTGCTGGTGCATTGTCATAACGGTCAACAGCGATAACATAGTTACCAAGACGTTGAGCCGCAATGACAAATTCTTTGCCCAATTCACCTGACCCCAATAACATTAGTTTTTGGGGTAGTTTAATCGTATTACTCATTAAATTTCCGAGCTAATTGTGATTTAGCAGGTTGATAATCGCTAGCATTTTAATTATCATCTGCCAAATAGTTAAACTTAGCTCCCCGGAGTTGTAAATCTTTACGTTGTTGTTTTGTCAACCCATTCCCTATGCCCAACTGACATTCATCGACCAGGGTATCTAACCAAACAGTTCCGTTCAGGGTTGCACCTCTTAAATCTGCCTTACGCAAATCGGCTTTGGTGAAATTGACAAAAATCAAGTCGGCATTTAATAAACTTGTACCTTGCAAGTTTGCTTCTGACAAATTGCCCCGAATTAAACTCACTTCGTCTAATTTCAACCCAGATAAATCGGCTCCGGAAAGATTGGGAAATTTTACCTGAGAGGGATTTTGCAGAAAGCGGATTACACAGTTGATGTTATCGTCATTCAGAGGTATTTTAGATAAGAACTGGTAACGACCTAGTCCTAATTCTTGGAGAATTTGTAGGCGTTGTGATGGACTCTGTTCTAAAAAATGAATGGCGTTAGATCGGATGTCTTGGGTATGAGGATTGATCATGATCATTTGTTGGCACTATATCTAACTATTGGATGCACGGCTAAAGTTAGCCATAGCCCGAAGAACAGCAGTAACCTGAAAACCTAATCAAATCTTCCACTCAGACAAAGAGTAGCATCTGATGTGAAACGCTGTGAAAAACTTTTGATAAACTCCACTGCTGAGTTTTTAAAGAATCGATTTTTGTCGGCAACTCCCAGACAAAATTGCTCAGACTGGGTGTCAATTAATGCCCAACTTTGTGGTATGCTCCACTCCAGAAATATCATGTTGTTTTCACCCATTCTCTGAAGACTCTATCTCCGCTAATTCTAACCAGCGCTCAGTCGCTAAATCAATTGACTGTTTGAGCGCTTCTATTTGTTCGTAGAGTTTTTGTACTTGGGTGTAACTTCCGGGTGAGACTTGGGCTAGTGCTTGCTCAGTTTGGGCTTTTTCGTCCTCTAGTTGAGCAATCTTGCCTTCTAGCTGCTCAAATTCCCGTTTCTCCCAGTTAGATAGTCTACGGCGCTTTTTGTTTTCTTGATCTTTAGTTTCCGATGTAATTTTTGCTTCTTCGGGATTTTTTGTTTTTTCTTTAGTGTTGGCTGTTGTTTGCCCTGCTTCTTCGGCTTTCTTGTAGTCTAGATACACTGAGTAATTGCCTGGATATTGTCGGACTTTCCCACCGTCTTCTAAAGCAAATATTGTATCGACTGTGCGGTCTAAAAAATAGCGATCGTGGGAGACGACAATCACACAACCAGCAAAATCTTCTAAATAATCTTCCAACACTGCTAGGGTTTGCACATCCAAATCATTTGTCGGTTCATCTAAAATCAGCACATTGGGCGCACTGATAAGGATACGCAGGAGAAACAGGCGACGCTTTTCACCACCGGATAGTTTATGAATTGGTGCATACTGCTGATTTCCGGGAAACAGAAATCGCTCTAACATTTGTGAGGCAGTAATTTTTGTGCCATCAGTGATTTTGACAAATTCCCCCTCTTCTTTAATGTAGTCAATCACGCGCTGATTTTCATCTAAAGCTGTGAGTAATTCTTCCGAATGTTGGTCAAAATAACCAATGTGTATTGTCCCACCGATCTCCACACTACCAGCATCAGGCTGGACTCGTCCAGTGATGATATTCATTAATGTGGACTTACCTGCACCGTTACCACCAATAATGCCGATGCGGTCTTCTGGACTAAATTCATAAGTAAAATCATTGATGAGAGTACGTCCGTTATATGCTTTACAAATGTTGTGCAAATCAATGACTTTTTTGCCAATGCGCCGACCGACTGTGGAGATATCAACCTTACCTTGGGCTTGTTTAAACTCAGTTTCTCGCATGGCTTGGATGCGTTGAATTCGAGCTTTTTGTTTTGTACTTCTAGCTTTTGGCCCTTTTTTGAGCCATTCTAATTCCCGCCTTAATACTCCTTGATGTTTGCGTTGGCTACTAGCGGCTGATTCTTCTGCTAGGGCTTTCTTTTCCAGGTAGTATGAGTAGTTACCGGCGTAACTATAGATATCGCCTCTGTCGATTTCGATGATGCGGTTGGTAACTTTATCCAAAAAATAGCGATCGTGGGTGATGAGGAAAAGTGCGCCCCGAAAGCGGTTAAGATAACTTTGTAACCACTCTACAGATAAAGCATCAAGATGGTTTGTTGGTTCATCCATGAGTAAAACATCTGGCTGTGAGAGTAAAGCAGTTGCTAGGGCAATACGCTT
Coding sequences within it:
- a CDS encoding LCP family protein produces the protein MIKQFQWSENQVAPQQIPDLNLEVGASQIQRVDNQSAELETQTQETANASRNVVESVSIIPNELYERLGLSMPRWLLWILTVVLGIVLSGLLVSTLALWTPLWSNLDRTDEELGMAGQGEQKMPLPGELWSKISQYQLSKPMNILIMGIEPVKGAVDGSPESFSGTSDTMLLVRLNPENKTIRVLSIPRDTMIAIPEKGLTKVSEANTQGGPVLAARVVSRTLNNARIDRYIRISTSGLKQLVDQLGGVEVFVPQAMAYQDLSHRSTVSLVNGWQNLNGEQAELFARFREEGLGDLPRVQRQQALVSALLQRLNSPTVLPRLPQLTRLMRKYFDTNLKTEEMMALVNFSVNVERDNFQMTMLPGTFSKFSKDPNSYWLNMTGQQNLLNNYVGVDVPGLKQDSRPVSQLKIAIQNASNQPQLTEKVIAYLKKKGFTNIYTAPDWPDTQRQTQIIIQKGDRQAGVNLQKLLGLGIVESKSTGELESDLTIRIGKDWK
- a CDS encoding ATP-binding cassette domain-containing protein, which encodes MSIIIAENLSKSYPVAIKEPGIRGTINHFFRRTYRSIDAVKDVSFAIAPGEVVGFLGPNGAGKTTTLKMLTGLIHPSAGTVKVAGHVPFLRQEAFLQKITLVMGQKQQLLWDLPALDSLKINAAVYDISDKEFHRRVGELTEMLALEGKLNQPVRKLSLGERMKAELLAALLHRPHVLFLDEPTLGLDVNAQVAVRDFLREYNQRYQATVLLTSHYMADITALCERVLLIHQGKLMYDGSLDGLLESFAPYREVHLELAEPLPLEKLQSYGDVQLLEGRSVCFMVQQEALTRTVTKMLTELEVIDLTVTEPPVEEVIGRVFQAGVV
- a CDS encoding serine/threonine-protein kinase, whose translation is MLAGKTLQGGKYTITQEIGRGGFGITFKATHHYLEQEVVMKTINERLRQHTDFAKFEQQFQDEARRLATCVHPHIVRVSDFFVEDGLPYMVMEYIPGDTLGDAYVLPGIPLPEETAIHYIRQIGAALQVVHNNGLLHRDVKPDNIILRQGTQEVILIDFGIAREFNSGVRQTHTGLVSEGYSPIEQYLTQAPRTPATDVYGLAATLYALLTGQVPLPSLLRDREQMPAPRELQPHLSAAVNQAIMRGMAVESRFRPQTVAEWLQLLPGSSFNLPPQALTTHAVPTIDLSVHLQEKSSGAKVSTGVKKPSPFKTLNLMAQKHSATRVLLGIGIALVAATAGFSATSLFSQLQPKSSSKPLFEKRPIEPLGGKTTIDSLNQESGNNTRQNSQTFSPSDTPVSNSRRRRRNSLESQTESAKTTTTSTDLSPQTSPGDSQRSNPEQPTLKNSPSPSLVEKLREIRSSRKITPQPSSETISPPTSIQNSPPVEKHSQPVVIPAVPPTESKNSDSSVIVPTVEVKQNSSSDSQSQTPSQKTEKSSENTSTDN
- a CDS encoding ABC-2 family transporter protein; amino-acid sequence: MKKIIRKALTLLSVYYAYMVEYRAELILWVLSGSLPIILMGVWIKAAQGGRFGLSSVDFARYFLTVFIVRQISVVWVIWEFEKEVVEGKLSPRLLQPLDPVWHHVASHLSERVARTPFAVLIVGLFFILYPEAFWIPSVGQLFLFTLAAALAFVLRFVIQYTFAMFAFWTERANALENFWFLFYLFLSGLIAPLDVFPPQVKAIVLFTPFPYLIDFPSSLLVGLPVDITRGFLSLLAWILIFLGVNRLLWRAGLKRYSGMGA
- a CDS encoding mannose-1-phosphate guanylyltransferase, whose product is MSSSLFPVILAGGKGERFWPLSRQDRPKQFLSLDGSSRSLLQSTAERLITFAGGWNDLWVITSNQLGQGVQQQLPDLPSPNLLIEPQGRDTAAAVAWTSLEIQKRYGDDAIIGFFPSDHWIADLEAFERTLDAASQLAANTAAIVTLGIKPSFPSTGYGYIEQGEKFGSFNELPAYHVNRFTEKPNREIAETFLSTGRFSWNSGMFVFRAGVVLEELYAHAPEIIEPLVKHGVDIYPQLPKKSIDYALMERTNLAYVLPAEFGWDDLGDWNAIERLLKKPDAANVELATHVGLDTQGAIVYATNPEDVIVTIGLEDVVIVRDRNVTLIVNKERTQEIKQVLKTLQSDPRFNHLL
- a CDS encoding AarF/ABC1/UbiB kinase family protein, with product MFLTQTVPRQREIIEVFLRNGWDYMRRLLTGGKADEPQLPTPAVLKNILIDLGPVYVKLGQLMSTRPDLLSAAYIEELSTLQDEVPPVPWAEIEIVIRKQLKRPLEETFSRVNPVPVAAGSIAQIHRATLMDGREVAMKVQRPGIDTTIAQDIALIQGIADLVARTDFGQNYEIKSIAEEFTKALEAELDFTREATFTDQLRRNLSRSRWFDPTQLVVAEIYWQLTTQKLLVMEWLDGMPILSASLISNNGKDPVAERKAVTTLLFRAFFQQLYVDGFFHADPHPGNIFYLNDGRVALLDCGMVGRLDPRTQQILTEMLLAIVDLDAGRCAQLTLQLADSAQPVILSRLENDYDRMLRKYHNVSLTEMNFSQVFYEILQVARNNKIRLPSNMGLYAKTIANLEGVAQTFNPEVNLFDEIQPLITDLFRRQLLGDNPVRSLLRTALDIKSLSLQSPRQIELLLDRVTSETLRWNLSLHGLDGVRRTMDDAANRLSFSILVGSLIMGAAIISTKAQTSQLSFLSSFLFAAASLLGLWLIISILRSGRLR
- a CDS encoding putative signal transducing protein is translated as MNKIVNNWVTVATFSNYIDANLAKQLLESQGIQCYLANESLVNLAWHLTVAVGWIKLQVNPQDIDLAKTLLTADNFEVQTSVDESLPDDEADDLETPSWADKTADRAFRAAVISLIVIFLPIQLYSLWLLLQLLVARQQLSQNRQLKVIVALLIDLLNLLILWQIFF